One window of the Pelmatolapia mariae isolate MD_Pm_ZW linkage group LG15, Pm_UMD_F_2, whole genome shotgun sequence genome contains the following:
- the LOC134643511 gene encoding E3 ubiquitin-protein ligase Mdm2-like encodes MVKSSDKVGGREEVAGVLEAGVLFPVNVQWMQVGRCDALWESFKLADMPLEEGGVVIPHNEEGLHRGSFPPQEEFSSQEFCHLEVCGLWYEDCVSENGKRTGAWWPTAGTISFTMSADSDTNTCTTEDDNKLVRPKVEFCSLLQHAGATKDVFTVKEVMFYLGQYIIQKQLYDQKQQHIVHCAQDALGRVLGVDSFSVKEPRVLFAMITKNLVAVRSPESTTSLSEPHSSSQTDRMTEAAETEGRSSSPDRRRRRWSCRSNEPGPSHSVDDGDVEEDSEEEEEEGGTKRRRSDSYSLTFDDSLSRCVIGGLGSGRERHSSQSSDSHSTSGRSEVTDAASDSDSDNFSVEFEVESIDSDDYNEDDASLSADDQVYEVTIFEADDDDSFDEDTEITEADYWRCAKCDELNPPLPRNCLRCWDLRQDWLPDVSVNCASSSPKALPTKPTNLSAAKEPPGSDMEENGVDVPDGKRLKTPPPLHSLCASDSTCFSAAADSASSAPNSQDLLSCSQPSSSYSQEKLWTPESQPSSSSHSSSIDSQELLPPSPAPAAAPAAPPTTQVPDTERSISAEWRLPDSCLDPCLICQSRPKNGCIVHGRTGHLISCYVCARKLKKRNKLCPVCRLPIQSVILTYLS; translated from the exons ATGGTAAAGTCATCTGATAAGGTGGGAGGCAGGGAAGAAGTAGCTGGAGTGCTGGAGGCAGGAGTTCTTTTTCCTGTCAATGTGCAGTGGATGCAGGTGGGACGATGCGACGCACTGTGGGAGAGCTTCAAGTTGGCTGACATGCCCCTTGAGGAAGGGGGTGTAGTCATTCCACACAATGAGGAGGGGCTCCACAGAGGGTCTTTCCCACCACAAGAGGAATTTAGTTCACAGGAGTTCTGCCATCTGGAGGTTTGTGGGTTGTGGTACGAGGATTGTGTCTCTGAGAACGGGAAAAGGACAGGGGCGTGG TGGCCCACTGCAG GGACAATCAGCTTCACCATGTCAGCCGACAGCGATACCAACACCTGTACCACGGAGGACGACAACAAACTG GTGAGACCAAAGGTAGAGTTCTGCTCTTTGCTGCAGCACGCTGGAGCCACTAAAGATGTTTTCACCGTGAAGGAG GTAATGTTCTACCTGGGTCAGTACATCATCCAGAAGCAGCTGTACGACCAAAAGCAGCAACACATCGTCCACTGCGCCCAGGATGCTCTGGGCCGTGTGCTGGGAGTCGACAGCTTCTCCGTGAAAGAGCCGCG gGTTCTGTTTGCGATGATCACCAAGAACCTGGTGGCTGTCAGGAGTCCAG AATCAACAACAAGTCTGAGTGAGCCGCACAGCAGCAGCCAGACAGACAGAATGACGGAG GCGGCAGAAACAGAAGGTCGCTCTTCATCGCctgacaggaggaggagaaggtggAGCTGCAGGAGCAATGAGCCAG GTCCCTCACACAGTGTAGACGACGGGGATGTTGAGGAAGactcagaggaggaggaggaagagggaggcacCAAAAGGAGACGGTCTGACAGCTACTCGCTGACGTTCGACGACAGCCTGTCCCGGTGTGTGATTGGAGGACTTGGGAGCGGGCGAGAAAGACACAGCAGCCAATCATCTGACTCGCACAGCACA TctgggaggtcagaggtcacggaCGCAGCGTCAGACTCTGACAGCGACAACTTCAGTGTTGAGTTTGAAGTCGAGTCCATAGATTCAGATGATTACAATGAAGATGATGcttctctctctgctgatgaTCAG GTATATGAGGTCACAATCTTCGAAGCAGATGACGATGACTCCTTTGATGAAGACACAGAGATTACTGAAGCT GATTACTGGCGCTGTGCGAAATGCGATGAGTTGAACCCTCCTCTGCCCAGAAACTGCCTCCGCTGCTGGGATCTGCGCCAGGATTGGCTACCTGATGTGTCCGTCAACTGTGCCTCCTCCAGCCCTAAAGCCCTGCCCACAAAGCCGACCAACCTATCAGCTGCCAAAGAACCTCCAG GTTCTGACATGGAGGAGAATGGAGTGGACGTTCCAGATGGGAAAAGATTAAaaactcctcctcctctgcactCGCTGTGTGCGTCCGACTCCACCTGCTTCTCCGCCGCTGCTGACTCCGCCTCCTCCGCACCAAACTCCCAGGATCTCCTCTCATGCTCCCAGCCTTCCTCCTCCTATTCGCAGGAGAAGCTCTGGACTCCCGAATCCCagccctcctcttcctcacactcATCCTCCATTGATTCTCAGGAGCTTCTCCCACCTTCCCCAGCTCCAGCTGCAGCTCCCGCTGCTCCTCCTACCACGCAAGTCCCCGATACGGAGCGCAGCATTTCGGCGGAGTGGCGTCTGCCGGACTCGTGCCTGGACCCATGCCTCATCTGTCAGTCGCGACCAAAGAATGGCTGCATCGTGCACGGACGGACCGGACACCTTATCTCCTGCTATGTCTGCGCcaggaagctgaagaagaggaACAAACTGTGCCCAGTCTGCAGGCTGCCCATCCAGTCTGTCATCCTCACCTACCTCAGCTGA